One Brassica napus cultivar Da-Ae chromosome A1, Da-Ae, whole genome shotgun sequence genomic region harbors:
- the LOC111215874 gene encoding uncharacterized protein LOC111215874 isoform X2 translates to MANSCTVLADLRAGRCSNVEEVRLLRFCEAKNINKRGQLMSLEMLLIDEHSTLVQGSVPASLQLTFRGRLTEGSVYTLSGFDVTRSNPKLRIKKSCHNEEAEPPCKLSSSIYYGGQEKNSFTTTTTIDTYKRDGEEGDSKSASRGNW, encoded by the exons ATGGCTAATTCATGCACTGTTCTTGCTGACTTGAGAGCCGGGAGATGCTCCAACGTGGAGGAGGTCCGTCTTCTGAGATTCTGTGAGGCCAAGAACATCAACAAAAGGGGACAACTGATGAGCCTTGAGATGTTATTGATTGATGAGCAT TCTACGCTGGTCCAAGGGTCTGTTCCTGCGTCTTTACAACTAACGTTTAGGGGGCGTTTGACCGAAGGATCGGTGTACACCTTAAGTGGGTTCGATGTCACACGCAGCAACCCAAAATTAAGGATAAAAAAGAGTTGCCATAATGAAGAAGCAGAACCACCATGCAAGTTAAGCTCTTCCATTTACTATGGAGGCcaagaaaaaaattcttttacaACGACTACCACCATAGATACT TACAAGAGAGATGGAGAGGAAGGCGATTCCAAAAGCGCATCACGAGGAAACTGGTGA
- the LOC111215874 gene encoding uncharacterized protein LOC111215874 isoform X1 encodes MANSCTVLADLRAGRCSNVEEVRLLRFCEAKNINKRGQLMSLEMLLIDEHSTLVQGSVPASLQLTFRGRLTEGSVYTLSGFDVTRSNPKLRIKKSCHNEEAEPPCKLSSSIYYGGQEKNSFTTTTTIDTVSRSRTYHTHNTYVGNLTKLIFFSLHVCVVPICISSLKILRFFFIFNLCSTREMERKAIPKAHHEETGEKGCFITNMHCMSCNPESSNY; translated from the exons ATGGCTAATTCATGCACTGTTCTTGCTGACTTGAGAGCCGGGAGATGCTCCAACGTGGAGGAGGTCCGTCTTCTGAGATTCTGTGAGGCCAAGAACATCAACAAAAGGGGACAACTGATGAGCCTTGAGATGTTATTGATTGATGAGCAT TCTACGCTGGTCCAAGGGTCTGTTCCTGCGTCTTTACAACTAACGTTTAGGGGGCGTTTGACCGAAGGATCGGTGTACACCTTAAGTGGGTTCGATGTCACACGCAGCAACCCAAAATTAAGGATAAAAAAGAGTTGCCATAATGAAGAAGCAGAACCACCATGCAAGTTAAGCTCTTCCATTTACTATGGAGGCcaagaaaaaaattcttttacaACGACTACCACCATAGATACTGTAAGTCGTAGTCGCACCTATCATACACATAACACCTACGTAGGTAACTTaacaaaacttatatttttttcattacatgTATGTGTAGTCCCtatatgtattagtagtttaaAGATTCTGCGCTTCTTCTTTATCTTTAACTTATGCAGTACAAGAGAGATGGAGAGGAAGGCGATTCCAAAAGCGCATCACGAGGAAACTGGTGAGAAG GGTTGCTTTATTACTAACATGCACTGCATGTCATGCAATCCTGAATCTAGCAACTACTAA
- the LOC125576346 gene encoding putative transferase At1g60990, chloroplastic isoform X1 yields MKMAGLSHITATATALLPCFYNGTILRRSSLRLRNGGSREPKLRLRCVSPSEFDFSPPPIDHDLLDTISAGGGIVSEDGVVESFDNDDEALDAFDNGIVVVDLSHFGRIRVSGDDRLHFLHNQTTANFECLIEGQVIVFIIECRLLNSSNHFCGYVCSFLKGCDTVFVTPTARTIDIAHAWIMKNAIMLMVSPTTCQSIIEMLNKYIFFADKVEIKDITKQTCLFALAGPKCNQIMSKLNLGDLIGQPYGKHQHYTFDGMPITVGVGSLISDEGFTMLMSPAGAVSVWKTLLSEGAVPMGSEAWEKLRVLQGRPAPERELSKEFNVLEAGLWNSISLNKGCYKGQESIARLITYDGIKQRLCGLELSAQAEPGSTITFDGKKVGKLTSYTRGRNGSSHFGLGYIKKQAASVGTTVTIGEDISGIVAEVPYLSRQHPPTNPTS; encoded by the exons ATGAAGATGGCTGGCCTTAGCCATATCACCGCGACTGCTACAGCCCTGCTTCCATGTTTCTACAACGGGACCATTCTTAGACGCAGCTCCCTTCGTCTCCGAAATGGTGGCTCTCGAGAACCGAAGCTTCGGCTCCGATGCGTCTCGCCTTCCGAATTTGATTTCTCGCCGCCTCCGATCGATCACGATCTCCTc GATACAATTAGTGCTGGTGGAGGGATAGTGTCAGAAGATGGTGTTGTTGAGAGTTTTGATAACGACGATGAGGCTTTGGATGCTTTTGATAATGGAATCGTG GTCGTTGACCTCTCGCATTTTGGCAGAATACGAG TTAGTGGAGATGACCGCCTTCATTTCCTTCACAACCAAACTACTGCAAATTTTGAATGCCTTATCGAAGGACAGGTGATTGTTTTTATCATCGAATGTAGATTGTTGAACTCTAGTAACCACTTTTGTGGATATGTTTGCTCGTTTCTCAAGGGGTGTGACACTGTGTTCGTTACCCCAACTGCAAGAACGATCGATATTGCACATGCCTGGATAATG AAAAACGCAATAATGCTAATGGTTTCTCCAACGACGTGCCAAAGCATAATTGAGATGCTAAATAA GTATATCTTTTTTGCTGATAAAGTAGAGATCAAGGATATCACCAAGCAGACTTGCTTATTTGCTTTAGCAGGGCCCAAGTGTAACCAA ATTATGTCTAAACTGAATCTGGGAGATCTTATTGGGCAGCCATATGGCAAACATCAGCATTATACT ttCGATGGAATGCCAATTACAGTTGGGGTCGGGAGTCTTATTTCAGATGAAGGCTTTACCATGTTAATGTCACCTGCTGGTGCTGTTTCAGTCTGGAAGACTCTTCTATCTGAAGGTGCCGTTCCAATGGGTTCTGAGGCCTGGGAGAAACTTAGAGTCCTTCAAG GAAGGCCAGCACCTGAGAGAGAACTCAGCAAGGAATTCAATGTTCTGGAAGCGGGTCTGTGGAACTCAATCTCTTTGAACAAAG GATGTTATAAGGGGCAGGAGAGTATCGCAAGACTTATAACATATGATGGAATCAAACAAAGGTTGTGTGGACTTGAACTCTCTGCACAAGCAGAACCCGGCAGCACCATCACATTCGACGGGAAAAAG GTGGGGAAGCTAACTAGCTACACTAGGGGAAGAAACGGATCAAGCCATTTCGGTTTAGGGTACATCAAGAAACAAGCAGCCTCAGTTGGAACCACAGTGACTATAGGGGAAGACATTTCTGGGATAGTTGCTGAAGTCCCTTATCTATCCCGGCAACATCCTCCAACCAACCCAACTTCTTGA
- the LOC125576346 gene encoding putative transferase At1g60990, chloroplastic isoform X2: protein MKMAGLSHITATATALLPCFYNGTILRRSSLRLRNGGSREPKLRLRCVSPSEFDFSPPPIDHDLLDTISAGGGIVSEDGVVESFDNDDEALDAFDNGIVVVDLSHFGRIRVSGDDRLHFLHNQTTANFECLIEGQGCDTVFVTPTARTIDIAHAWIMKNAIMLMVSPTTCQSIIEMLNKYIFFADKVEIKDITKQTCLFALAGPKCNQIMSKLNLGDLIGQPYGKHQHYTFDGMPITVGVGSLISDEGFTMLMSPAGAVSVWKTLLSEGAVPMGSEAWEKLRVLQGRPAPERELSKEFNVLEAGLWNSISLNKGCYKGQESIARLITYDGIKQRLCGLELSAQAEPGSTITFDGKKVGKLTSYTRGRNGSSHFGLGYIKKQAASVGTTVTIGEDISGIVAEVPYLSRQHPPTNPTS, encoded by the exons ATGAAGATGGCTGGCCTTAGCCATATCACCGCGACTGCTACAGCCCTGCTTCCATGTTTCTACAACGGGACCATTCTTAGACGCAGCTCCCTTCGTCTCCGAAATGGTGGCTCTCGAGAACCGAAGCTTCGGCTCCGATGCGTCTCGCCTTCCGAATTTGATTTCTCGCCGCCTCCGATCGATCACGATCTCCTc GATACAATTAGTGCTGGTGGAGGGATAGTGTCAGAAGATGGTGTTGTTGAGAGTTTTGATAACGACGATGAGGCTTTGGATGCTTTTGATAATGGAATCGTG GTCGTTGACCTCTCGCATTTTGGCAGAATACGAG TTAGTGGAGATGACCGCCTTCATTTCCTTCACAACCAAACTACTGCAAATTTTGAATGCCTTATCGAAGGACAG GGGTGTGACACTGTGTTCGTTACCCCAACTGCAAGAACGATCGATATTGCACATGCCTGGATAATG AAAAACGCAATAATGCTAATGGTTTCTCCAACGACGTGCCAAAGCATAATTGAGATGCTAAATAA GTATATCTTTTTTGCTGATAAAGTAGAGATCAAGGATATCACCAAGCAGACTTGCTTATTTGCTTTAGCAGGGCCCAAGTGTAACCAA ATTATGTCTAAACTGAATCTGGGAGATCTTATTGGGCAGCCATATGGCAAACATCAGCATTATACT ttCGATGGAATGCCAATTACAGTTGGGGTCGGGAGTCTTATTTCAGATGAAGGCTTTACCATGTTAATGTCACCTGCTGGTGCTGTTTCAGTCTGGAAGACTCTTCTATCTGAAGGTGCCGTTCCAATGGGTTCTGAGGCCTGGGAGAAACTTAGAGTCCTTCAAG GAAGGCCAGCACCTGAGAGAGAACTCAGCAAGGAATTCAATGTTCTGGAAGCGGGTCTGTGGAACTCAATCTCTTTGAACAAAG GATGTTATAAGGGGCAGGAGAGTATCGCAAGACTTATAACATATGATGGAATCAAACAAAGGTTGTGTGGACTTGAACTCTCTGCACAAGCAGAACCCGGCAGCACCATCACATTCGACGGGAAAAAG GTGGGGAAGCTAACTAGCTACACTAGGGGAAGAAACGGATCAAGCCATTTCGGTTTAGGGTACATCAAGAAACAAGCAGCCTCAGTTGGAACCACAGTGACTATAGGGGAAGACATTTCTGGGATAGTTGCTGAAGTCCCTTATCTATCCCGGCAACATCCTCCAACCAACCCAACTTCTTGA